One part of the Capra hircus breed San Clemente chromosome 4, ASM170441v1, whole genome shotgun sequence genome encodes these proteins:
- the GPR22 gene encoding probable G-protein coupled receptor 22, protein MCFSPILEINMQSESNITVRDDIDDINTNMYQPLSYPLSFQVSLTGFLMLEIVLGLGSNLTVLVLYCMKSNLINSVSNIITMNLHVLDVIICVGCIPLTIVILLLSLESNTALICCFHEACVSFASVSTAINVFAITLDRYDISVKPANRILTMGRAAMLMISIWIFSFFSFLIPFIEVNFFSLQSGNTWENKTLLCVSTNEYYTELGMYYHLLVQIPIFFFTVIVMLITYSKILQALNIRIGTRFSTGQKKKARKKKTISLTTQHETTDMSQGSAGRNVVFGVRTSVSVIIALRRAMKRHRERRERQKRVFKMSLLIISTFLLCWTPISVLNTTILCLGPSDLLVKLRLCFLVMGYGTTIFHPLLYAFTRQKFQKVLKSKMKKRVVSIVEADPMPNNAVIHNSWIDPKRNKKITFEDSEIREKCLVPQVVTD, encoded by the coding sequence ATgtgtttttctcccattctggaaaTCAACATGCAGTCTGAATCTAACATTACAGTGCGAGATGACATTGATGACATCAACACCAATATGTACCAACCACTATCATATCCATTAAGCTTTCAAGTGTCTCTCACCGGATTTCTTATGTTAGAAATTGTGTTGGGACTTGGCAGCAACCTCACCGTATTGGTACTTTACTGCATGAAATCCAACTTAATCAACTCTGTCAGTAACATTATTACAATGAATCTTCATGTACTTGATGTAATCATTTGTGTGGGATGTATTCCTCTAACTATAGTTATCCTTCTGCTTTCACTGGAGAGTAACACTGCTCTCATCTGCTGTTTCCATGAGGCCTGTGTATCTTTTGCAAGTGTCTCAACAGCAATCAACGTTTTCGCTATCACTTTGGACAGATACGACATCTCTGTAAAGCCTGCAAACCGAATTCTGACAATGGGCAGAGCTGCAATGCTAATGATATCCATTTGGATTTTTTCGTTTTTCTCTTTCCTGATTCCCTTTATTGAGGTAAATTTTTTCAGCCTTCAAAGTggaaatacatgggaaaacaaGACACTTTTGTGTGTTAGCACAAATGAATACTACACAGAACTGGGAATGTATTATCACCTGCTAGTACAGATTCCAATATTCTTTTTCACTGTCATAGTGATGTTAATCACATACAGCAAAATACTTCAGGCTCTCAATATTCGAATAGGCACAAGATTCTCAACAGGGCagaagaagaaagcaagaaagaaaaagacaatttcTCTAACCACACAACATGAGACTACAGACATGTCACAAGGCAGTGCTGGGAGAAACGTAGTCTTTGGTGTTAGAACTTCAGTGTCTGTAATAATTGCTCTCCGGCGAGCTATGAAACGACACCGTGAACGACGAGAAAGGCAGAAAAGAGTCTTCAAAATGTCTTTATTGATTATTTCTACATTTCTTCTCTGCTGGACAccaatttctgttttaaataccACCATTTTATGTTTAGGCCCAAGTGACCTTTTAGTAAAATTAAGGTTGTGTTTTCTAGTCATGGGTTATGGAACAACTATATTTCACCCTCTATTATATGCATTTACTAGACAAAAATTTCAAAAggtcttaaaaagtaaaatgaaaaagcgAGTTGTTTCCATAGTAGAAGCTGATCCCATGCCTAATAATGCTGTAATACACAACTCTTGGATAGatcctaaaagaaacaaaaaaatcaccTTTGAAGATAGCGAAATTAGAGAAAAATGTTTAGTACCTCAGGTTGTCACAGACTAG